A single region of the Nicotiana sylvestris chromosome 6, ASM39365v2, whole genome shotgun sequence genome encodes:
- the LOC104214952 gene encoding protein LIGHT-DEPENDENT SHORT HYPOCOTYLS 5-like, translated as MDSTSRVGASNPNNNGGGGGGGGEGPSSATASGRITESEGGSAAPAAPPSRYESQKRRDWNTFLQYLRNHKPPLTLARCSGAHVIEFLKYLDQFGKTKVHVTGCPYFGHPNPPAPCACPLKQAWGSLDALIGRLRAAYEENGGKPESNPFGAKAVRIYLREVRESQAKARGIPYEKKKRKRPSSSTVTAGSSASSGGVIAVEGGGSGGGDGGGNAGDGSGGGAAIGPPPTATNPTE; from the exons ATGGATTCAACATCCAGGGTTGGAGCATCCAACCCGAACAATAATGGTGGTGGTGGAGGTGGAGGAGGAGAGGGTCCATCATCAGCAACTGCAAGTGGTCGGATCACTGAGAGTGAAG GAGGATCTGCGGCTCCTGCAGCACCACCGAGCCGCTACGAGTCACAAAAGCGTCGAGACTGGAACACTTTCTTACAGTACCTAAGGAACCACAAGCCACCATTAACCCTAGCCCGCTGCAGTGGAGCTCACGTGATCGAGTTCCTAAAATACCTCGATCAGTTCGGGAAGACGAAGGTGCACGTGACCGGGTGCCCTTATTTCGGGCACCCGAATCCACCAGCACCATGTGCGTGTCCGTTGAAACAGGCTTGGGGTAGCCTTGATGCCCTAATTGGAAGGCTAAGAGCTGCTTATGAAGAAAATGGAGGAAAGCCTGAATCAAACCCTTTTGGTGCTAAAGCTGTTAGAATATATTTAAGGGAAGTTAGAGAAAGTCAAGCTAAAGCTAGAGGAATACCTTATGAAAAGAAGAAACGCAAACGGCCAAGTTCAAGTACGGTCACAGCTGGCAGCAGCGCTAGCAGCGGCGGTGTTATTGCAGTAGAAGGCGGTGGTAGTGGTGGAGGAGATGGTGGAGGTAATGCTGGTGATGGTAGTGGCGGCGGCGCTGCTATTGGTCCGCCACCTACTGCTACTAATCCAACAGAATAG